A stretch of the Microtus ochrogaster isolate Prairie Vole_2 linkage group LG2, MicOch1.0, whole genome shotgun sequence genome encodes the following:
- the Ankrd66 gene encoding ankyrin repeat domain-containing protein 66 gives MELSKMSDMTKLHQAVAAGDYNSVKKILKKGLCDPNYKDVDWSDRTPLHWAAIRGQMEVLHLLIQYGARPCLVTDVGWTAAHFAAESGHLNVLKTLHALPAAIDAADFFGDTPKRIAQIYGQKACVDFLEKAEPECWDNRQRGLLLDEQDPDWDLKKRELELSLPAPDPNTNKKNKKIRGSTKLSHSKAWRL, from the exons ATGGAATTGTCGAAAATGTCAGACATGACAAAGCTCCATCAGGCCGTGGCAGCAGGCGACTACAATTCAGTGAAGAAGATTTTGAAGAAAGGTCTCTGTGACCCAAACTACAAGGATGTGGACTGGAGCGACAGGACGCCCCTCCACTGGGCGGCAATCAGAG GCCAAATGGAGGTGCTACATCTCCTGATACAATATGGAGCCAGACCCTGCTTGGTAACCGACGTGGGCTGGACCGCAGCTCACTTTGCGGCTGAGTCCGGCCATCTGAACGTCCTCAAGACTCTGCACGCACTGCCCGCTGCCATTGATGCTGCCGACTTCTTCGGAGATACACCCAAGAGGATCGCGCAGATCTACGGGCAGAAAGCCTGTGTGGACTTCCTGGAGAA AGCAGAACCAGAATGTTGGGACAACCGCCAGAGAGGGCTGTTGCTGGATGAACAGGACCCAGATTGGGACCTCAAGAAAAGGGAGCTggagctgtctcttcctgcccCGGATCCAAACAccaacaaaaagaataagaaaatccGAGGCTCCACCAAGCTCAGCCATTCCAAGGCCTGGAGGTTATGA